Proteins from a single region of Verrucomicrobiota bacterium:
- the atpG gene encoding ATP synthase F1 subunit gamma has protein sequence MPSTRDIRRRIKSVKNTAQITKAMQMVAASKMRKAQQSALAGRPYAELMNRVMAEVNHHCSDFQHPLMEERPVHKTAVIVVTSDRGLCGALNGNLLRELAKYDQSKTVFIAAGRKGAQFIGRTRRNLVGEFTYKDTPLFGEARAIAKFATELFLKREVDRVEVLFTNYISTLNQRPEAHTLLPAGAVTVVSSDFHGEIAKVQPAKSDLEFMFEPSAEKVFESILPHYLNYQIYQYLLEAKASEHSARMVAMKNATDNAKQLIKALTLQYNKLRQSNITRELLEISSAAMSLG, from the coding sequence ATGCCCAGCACTCGCGACATACGCCGACGAATCAAGTCGGTCAAGAACACGGCGCAGATCACCAAAGCCATGCAAATGGTGGCGGCCTCCAAGATGCGCAAGGCCCAGCAATCCGCGCTGGCCGGGCGCCCCTACGCCGAGTTGATGAACCGCGTGATGGCCGAGGTCAACCATCATTGCAGTGATTTCCAGCATCCGCTCATGGAGGAGCGTCCGGTGCATAAAACCGCCGTCATTGTGGTCACCAGTGATCGCGGGCTTTGCGGCGCGCTGAACGGCAACCTGCTGCGGGAGTTGGCCAAATACGATCAGTCCAAAACGGTATTCATCGCCGCCGGACGCAAAGGGGCGCAATTCATCGGGCGCACCCGCCGCAACCTAGTCGGAGAATTCACGTACAAGGACACTCCGTTGTTTGGCGAAGCCCGAGCCATCGCCAAATTCGCGACTGAACTGTTCCTCAAACGCGAGGTGGACCGGGTGGAAGTGTTGTTCACCAATTATATCAGCACGCTGAACCAGCGCCCGGAAGCGCACACCCTGCTGCCAGCGGGCGCAGTGACGGTCGTATCCTCCGATTTTCACGGGGAGATCGCCAAGGTTCAACCCGCCAAGAGCGACTTGGAATTTATGTTTGAACCCTCGGCGGAAAAGGTGTTCGAAAGCATTCTGCCGCACTATTTGAATTACCAGATTTATCAGTATTTGCTGGAAGCCAAGGCAAGCGAGCACAGCGCACGCATGGTGGCCATGAAAAATGCCACCGACAACGCCAAACAGCTCATCAAGGCGCTCACGCTCCAGTACAACAAATTGCGCCAGTCCAACATCACCCGGGAACTGCTGGAAATCAGCAGCGCCGCCATGTCGTTGGGCTGA
- the atpD gene encoding F0F1 ATP synthase subunit beta: MNKGKIVQIIGPVVDVEFPAGSLPALYNALTVECTVWGQKQKLTLEIEQHLGNNWVRAVAMGSTEGLKRGLEVTDTGSYISMPVGDAVMGRVFNVVGEPVDERGPVKAEKYYPIHRAAPPLMDQSTSPQILTTGIKVIDLICPFLKGGKVGAFGGAGVGKTVVIMELINNIAKQHGGYSVFAGVGERTREGNDLYHEMSEAGVINQKNLEKSKVALVYGQMNEPPGARLRVALSGLAVTEYFRDEKNQDVLLFIDNIFRFSQAGSEVSALLGRTPSAVGYQPTLAAEMGDLQERITSTKKGSITSFQAVYVPADDLTDPAPATTFAHLDATIVLERSIAELGIYPAVDPLSSTSRALAPEIVGQEHYDVARGVQRVLQRYKDLQDIIAILGMDELSPDDKLTVFRARKIQRFLSQPFSVAEVFTGHAGKQVPVAETVRGFKEILEGKHDDVNEGNFYMKGGIDEIRQ, from the coding sequence ATGAACAAAGGCAAAATCGTTCAAATCATCGGTCCGGTCGTGGACGTCGAGTTTCCGGCGGGCAGCCTGCCCGCGCTCTACAACGCCCTGACCGTCGAATGCACCGTGTGGGGGCAGAAGCAGAAGCTCACGCTCGAAATCGAACAGCACCTCGGCAACAACTGGGTGCGCGCCGTCGCCATGGGCTCCACCGAGGGGCTCAAACGCGGCCTCGAAGTCACCGACACCGGCAGCTACATCTCCATGCCCGTCGGCGACGCCGTCATGGGCCGCGTCTTTAACGTCGTGGGCGAGCCCGTGGATGAACGCGGACCGGTCAAGGCGGAAAAGTATTATCCCATTCACCGCGCCGCGCCGCCACTGATGGATCAATCCACCAGCCCGCAGATTTTGACCACCGGCATCAAGGTTATTGACCTCATCTGCCCCTTCCTTAAAGGCGGCAAGGTCGGCGCGTTCGGCGGCGCCGGCGTCGGCAAGACCGTGGTGATCATGGAACTCATCAACAACATCGCCAAGCAGCACGGTGGCTATTCCGTGTTTGCGGGCGTGGGGGAGCGCACCCGTGAAGGCAACGACCTCTATCACGAAATGTCCGAGGCGGGCGTCATCAACCAGAAGAATCTCGAAAAATCCAAGGTGGCGCTGGTGTACGGCCAGATGAACGAGCCACCCGGAGCCCGTTTGCGCGTGGCGCTCTCCGGTCTCGCCGTCACCGAGTATTTCCGCGATGAGAAGAACCAGGACGTGTTGCTGTTCATTGACAACATTTTCCGGTTCTCGCAAGCGGGCTCGGAAGTATCGGCGCTGCTCGGGCGCACGCCCAGCGCGGTGGGTTATCAACCCACCCTCGCGGCGGAAATGGGCGACCTCCAGGAGCGCATCACCTCGACCAAGAAGGGTTCGATCACCTCCTTCCAGGCGGTGTATGTGCCGGCGGACGACTTGACCGACCCCGCCCCGGCGACCACGTTCGCCCACTTGGACGCAACCATCGTGCTGGAACGTTCCATTGCGGAACTGGGCATTTACCCGGCCGTGGATCCCCTGTCCTCGACCTCCCGGGCGCTCGCGCCGGAAATCGTGGGACAGGAACATTACGATGTGGCCCGCGGCGTACAGCGCGTGCTGCAACGATACAAGGATCTCCAGGACATCATCGCCATTTTGGGCATGGATGAATTGTCGCCGGACGACAAGCTCACCGTGTTCCGGGCGCGCAAAATTCAGCGTTTCCTCAGCCAGCCGTTCTCCGTGGCCGAAGTGTTCACCGGTCATGCGGGCAAACAGGTGCCCGTGGCGGAAACCGTGCGCGGCTTCAAGGAAATCCTCGAAGGCAAGCATGACGATGTGAACGAAGGCAACTTCTACATGAAGGGCGGCATTGACGAAATTCGTCAATAA
- the atpC gene encoding ATP synthase F1 subunit epsilon: MPDTFKLEIVTPEGVICSEQVEMLTLPGVEGEMGIYPMHVPLMTQIEPGELTWIKNGQEHLLAVGEGFVEITGEHVAIMTDMAIEADSIDEAAAEEARRRAEGRLQEKISEEELAAVQASLVRITAQLHVKRHRRGQHH, from the coding sequence ATGCCAGACACCTTTAAATTGGAAATTGTGACGCCGGAAGGCGTGATCTGCTCCGAGCAGGTGGAAATGCTCACCCTGCCTGGCGTCGAGGGCGAGATGGGGATTTACCCCATGCACGTGCCGCTGATGACCCAGATCGAGCCGGGCGAACTGACGTGGATCAAGAATGGCCAGGAGCATTTGCTCGCCGTGGGCGAAGGCTTTGTGGAAATCACCGGCGAACATGTGGCGATCATGACGGATATGGCGATCGAGGCGGATTCCATTGATGAAGCCGCCGCCGAGGAAGCCAGGCGACGTGCCGAAGGACGTCTCCAAGAGAAAATCTCCGAGGAAGAACTGGCCGCCGTGCAAGCGTCGCTGGTGCGCATCACTGCCCAATTGCACGTCAAACGCCACCGTCGTGGTCAGCATCATTAA
- a CDS encoding cold shock domain-containing protein codes for MASGKVKWFDNRRGYGFIVNESGKDVFVHHTSIQGEGFHTLQEGEEVRYELEDSGKGPKANQVQRLMAKPAPRPTVQANDRQF; via the coding sequence ATGGCAAGCGGCAAAGTAAAATGGTTTGATAACCGGCGAGGCTACGGTTTTATCGTTAACGAATCGGGCAAAGATGTATTCGTGCATCACACCTCGATCCAAGGCGAAGGGTTTCATACCCTTCAGGAGGGAGAAGAGGTGCGCTATGAACTCGAAGACTCCGGCAAAGGCCCCAAGGCCAATCAAGTACAACGGCTTATGGCCAAGCCCGCACCACGCCCGACCGTACAAGCGAATGACCGCCAGTTCTGA
- the hemW gene encoding radical SAM family heme chaperone HemW, translating into MTAASTTAPGSSPPPVRSLYVHVPFCAHKCEYCAFFSAPPQGDQINEYVTALTRELELVAPQLQPDTVYFGGGTPSLLNLRQWTTIFEAMRRLDLHGAAEWTVECNPATVSPDKARLFRDYGVNRISLGVQSLDEQLLERLGRVHAREMVFQSFEVFRKAGFDNVNVDLMFAIPSQTMEIWRRTLDEVLALQSEHLSCYEVIYEEDTPLYAQLQAEQFSMDEDRACDMYEELITRSAEHGFHQYEVANFARHLGGGGFRIPDRACRHNVNYWRGGTFYGLGPSASSFVDQVRTRNHANTTLYCQELAGGRRAIESRDELPPLARAGEIAGFGLRMTAGWYFDEFQAVTGFDLREHWTEEMSRLVSLEYARQDDLGFRLTARGLRYADWVVELFLR; encoded by the coding sequence GTGACGGCGGCATCCACCACAGCGCCCGGTTCCTCCCCGCCACCGGTCAGGAGCCTATATGTTCATGTGCCGTTCTGCGCGCACAAATGTGAGTATTGCGCCTTTTTCTCCGCTCCCCCGCAAGGCGATCAGATCAACGAGTATGTTACCGCCCTCACCCGGGAACTGGAACTGGTGGCCCCGCAATTGCAGCCCGACACCGTCTATTTTGGCGGCGGCACCCCTTCCCTGCTGAACTTGCGGCAATGGACAACCATTTTTGAAGCCATGCGTCGGCTGGACTTGCACGGAGCCGCCGAGTGGACGGTGGAATGCAATCCCGCCACGGTTTCCCCGGATAAGGCACGCCTGTTTCGCGATTACGGCGTCAACCGTATTTCCTTGGGCGTACAGTCCCTTGACGAACAGCTTTTGGAACGGTTGGGGCGCGTTCACGCCCGCGAGATGGTGTTTCAGTCCTTCGAGGTTTTCCGTAAAGCCGGGTTTGACAATGTGAACGTGGACCTGATGTTCGCCATTCCCAGTCAGACCATGGAAATCTGGCGACGCACGCTGGATGAAGTGCTCGCGCTGCAAAGTGAACACCTGAGTTGCTACGAAGTCATCTACGAGGAGGACACCCCACTGTATGCCCAATTGCAGGCCGAGCAATTCAGCATGGATGAGGACCGGGCCTGCGATATGTACGAAGAGTTAATCACCCGTTCCGCCGAACATGGGTTTCATCAATATGAAGTGGCCAACTTCGCCCGGCATCTCGGTGGTGGCGGCTTTCGGATTCCCGACCGCGCCTGCCGGCACAATGTCAATTACTGGCGGGGAGGGACGTTTTACGGACTGGGGCCATCTGCCAGCAGTTTTGTGGACCAAGTACGCACCCGCAACCATGCCAATACCACCCTCTACTGTCAGGAACTCGCGGGCGGACGGCGCGCCATCGAATCGCGCGATGAACTGCCGCCACTGGCACGCGCGGGAGAAATTGCGGGTTTTGGACTGCGTATGACGGCAGGCTGGTATTTCGATGAGTTTCAAGCCGTCACCGGCTTCGATTTACGAGAGCATTGGACCGAAGAAATGAGCCGGCTGGTATCGCTGGAGTATGCGCGACAGGATGACCTCGGTTTTCGGCTGACCGCGCGCGGTTTGCGCTACGCCGACTGGGTGGTGGAACTGTTTCTGCGCTGA
- a CDS encoding DUF433 domain-containing protein: MKSLLSRITINPEICHGKPVVRNLRYPVESLLEYMAAGDTIDDLLKEFPDLEREDFLACLEFATRSLQVKSQHLVLA, encoded by the coding sequence ATGAAGTCGCTGCTATCGCGTATAACAATCAACCCGGAAATCTGTCATGGGAAGCCGGTGGTGCGCAATCTGCGGTACCCCGTCGAGTCCCTGCTTGAATATATGGCCGCCGGCGACACGATTGACGATTTGTTAAAGGAATTTCCGGATTTGGAACGGGAAGATTTTTTGGCCTGCCTGGAATTCGCAACGCGGTCGCTTCAGGTTAAAAGCCAGCATCTTGTTCTGGCATGA